One genomic segment of Cellulophaga sp. HaHaR_3_176 includes these proteins:
- a CDS encoding S1C family serine protease yields MINQIENIMYTLVLLVTTSLNAQDLSTLFDELDPSVVTIEVVEYKVKDQKINASGGLGSGVIINKEGFIITAAHVVESANEVSVKLKNGVSFEADVISSSTAADLALLKLRVVPSNLKPAKIGNSSSSKIGEQILVIGAPLGLEHSLSVGHLSRKMKKNIISNGEMAGFLQTDASINQGNSGGPMFNMNGELIGIVSFILSNSGGFEGLGFAVEIDTAKKVLFDVNSFWTGFDGLFLNEGLAGIFNTPQTSGVLVQRVTPKSFAHKIGLKPGIIQAEILGQKLWLGGDIILSIQGLSCNAPHDLGNIKKQIENLKIGNKVLIEVLRKGKVVMLESNLE; encoded by the coding sequence ATGATAAATCAAATTGAAAATATAATGTATACATTAGTATTGCTTGTTACAACGAGCTTAAATGCACAAGACTTGTCTACATTATTTGATGAACTAGACCCTTCAGTTGTTACAATAGAGGTTGTTGAGTATAAAGTAAAAGATCAGAAGATAAACGCTTCTGGTGGTTTAGGATCAGGAGTTATTATTAATAAAGAAGGTTTTATTATCACAGCAGCTCATGTGGTAGAATCAGCAAATGAAGTTTCTGTTAAACTCAAAAACGGTGTTTCATTTGAGGCAGACGTAATATCAAGTTCAACGGCGGCTGATTTGGCACTTCTTAAATTAAGAGTGGTACCCTCAAATTTAAAACCAGCAAAAATAGGAAATTCTAGTAGTTCAAAAATCGGAGAACAGATTCTTGTTATTGGCGCTCCATTAGGTCTAGAACACTCTTTATCTGTTGGGCATTTAAGTCGTAAGATGAAGAAAAACATCATTTCTAATGGAGAAATGGCTGGTTTTTTGCAAACAGATGCTTCTATAAACCAAGGGAACTCTGGTGGGCCAATGTTTAATATGAATGGAGAACTTATTGGTATCGTAAGTTTTATTCTATCGAATAGTGGTGGATTTGAAGGTTTAGGCTTTGCTGTGGAAATTGATACAGCAAAAAAAGTTTTGTTTGATGTAAATAGTTTTTGGACTGGATTTGATGGTCTCTTTTTAAATGAAGGATTAGCAGGTATTTTTAATACACCACAAACATCAGGAGTTTTAGTGCAACGGGTGACTCCAAAATCTTTTGCCCATAAAATTGGTTTAAAACCTGGTATCATTCAAGCAGAAATATTAGGTCAAAAATTATGGTTAGGAGGCGATATTATTTTAAGTATTCAAGGATTAAGCTGCAACGCACCCCATGATTTAGGTAACATTAAAAAACAGATTGAAAATCTAAAAATTGGAAATAAAGTTTTAATTGAAGTTTTAAGAAAAGGAAAAGTAGTAATGCTTGAATCTAATTTAGAATGA
- a CDS encoding ion channel → MKLKTIINWNKVMQYKYLIALIGAFNFLLTPVHTVLSNLSPSYMVVTNYTLVILSSSLLASKKTEKLTTYIIGLLTLMVIWLEFTDTNSKPILILRLVFSFVLFACFSVILIKQLVKIKKVNLQFILGPLLGFLYLGIIGGILFEAINFLDSNSFHLIKGFSGFSFYYFSFISITTVGYGDITPLTAPAQSLTLVMNIIGQFYLATVIGVFVGKYINTKSN, encoded by the coding sequence ATGAAGCTAAAAACAATAATTAATTGGAATAAGGTCATGCAATATAAGTACTTAATAGCACTTATAGGAGCCTTCAATTTTTTATTGACTCCCGTACATACAGTACTTAGCAATCTTAGTCCAAGTTATATGGTTGTCACAAATTATACTTTGGTTATTTTAAGTAGCTCACTACTCGCGTCTAAAAAAACAGAAAAATTAACGACTTATATTATTGGACTTTTAACATTAATGGTTATTTGGTTAGAATTCACGGATACTAATTCTAAGCCTATTTTAATTTTAAGGTTAGTGTTTTCTTTTGTTTTATTTGCTTGTTTTAGTGTTATACTTATTAAACAGTTAGTAAAAATAAAAAAAGTAAACTTACAGTTCATCTTAGGACCATTATTAGGGTTTCTTTATTTAGGAATCATTGGTGGAATTCTTTTTGAGGCTATTAACTTTTTAGATTCAAATTCATTTCACCTAATTAAAGGGTTTTCAGGCTTTAGTTTTTATTATTTCAGTTTTATAAGTATTACAACTGTTGGTTATGGAGATATTACCCCGCTTACAGCACCAGCACAATCTCTTACGCTTGTTATGAATATCATAGGGCAATTCTACTTAGCCACTGTTATAGGTGTTTTTGTGGGAAAATATATTAATACAAAATCAAATTAA
- a CDS encoding sodium:proton antiporter: MFESFSIVFTIAALFNYVNYKWLKLPTTIGLMILSLILIIPITLSETVFPEFYRFFCDIIVNADFKTLLFDGILSFLLFAGALHVNLGALTKEKKSIFLFATLGVLISTFLVGGLVFLGAQLFALNLPFLHALLFGALISPTDPIAVMAILKEANISKSLGIKIEGESLFNDGIGVVVFSGILLIASATGEHNNSEIGAEIGVLFLEEAVGGLLYGLVIGFLGLKCIQSLKENPQLAVMMTLAVVLGGTAGAFMLHTSAPLAMVVAGLFIGNKIHLNEDKNPVQKAISSFWEILDDVFNGILFVLIGLAIHLLNFNTVYILLGILSILIVLLARFISVFLPYSLLKHEEEKPIKTVVVLTWGGLRGGISIALALSLSKELSGDLILHITYIIVLFSIIVQGLSIGNVVKRLFK; the protein is encoded by the coding sequence ATGTTCGAATCTTTCAGTATTGTATTTACAATTGCAGCACTTTTTAATTACGTCAATTATAAATGGTTAAAATTACCCACAACTATTGGTTTAATGATTTTAAGTTTAATTCTAATTATTCCCATTACTTTAAGTGAAACTGTTTTTCCAGAATTTTATAGATTTTTTTGTGACATTATTGTAAATGCAGATTTTAAAACATTATTATTTGATGGCATTTTAAGTTTTTTACTGTTTGCAGGTGCATTGCACGTTAATCTGGGAGCACTTACAAAAGAAAAAAAATCAATTTTTTTATTTGCAACCTTAGGGGTGCTCATTTCTACTTTTTTAGTTGGTGGCTTAGTCTTTTTGGGAGCACAATTATTTGCTTTAAATCTACCTTTTTTACATGCATTATTATTTGGTGCTTTAATATCTCCTACAGACCCTATTGCTGTTATGGCTATTTTAAAAGAAGCCAATATCTCTAAAAGTCTAGGTATAAAAATAGAAGGAGAATCCTTATTTAATGATGGCATTGGTGTTGTTGTTTTTTCTGGAATATTATTAATTGCTTCAGCTACAGGAGAACATAATAACAGCGAAATTGGAGCAGAAATTGGAGTACTATTTTTAGAAGAAGCAGTTGGAGGATTGCTTTATGGATTAGTTATTGGTTTTTTAGGATTAAAATGTATTCAATCACTTAAAGAAAATCCTCAATTAGCAGTAATGATGACTCTTGCAGTAGTTTTAGGAGGTACAGCAGGTGCGTTTATGTTGCATACATCTGCACCATTAGCTATGGTTGTAGCAGGGCTATTTATAGGAAACAAAATACACCTTAATGAAGACAAAAACCCTGTGCAAAAAGCGATTAGTTCTTTTTGGGAAATTTTAGATGATGTATTTAATGGAATTCTATTTGTACTAATAGGACTTGCCATACATTTATTAAATTTCAATACAGTTTATATTTTATTAGGGATACTTTCTATTTTAATTGTACTCTTAGCTCGATTTATTTCAGTGTTTTTACCGTATTCATTATTAAAACATGAAGAAGAAAAACCAATTAAAACAGTTGTTGTTTTAACCTGGGGAGGATTACGTGGAGGTATTTCGATTGCTTTAGCTTTAAGCTTAAGTAAAGAACTATCTGGAGATTTAATACTTCATATTACCTATATTATTGTATTGTTTTCAATAATTGTTCAAGGTTTGAGTATCGGTAACGTCGTTAAGAGGTTATTCAAGTAA
- the ppk1 gene encoding polyphosphate kinase 1 yields the protein MLNTKEYYNRDLSWLRFNHRVLQEAADKKNPLYERIKFLAIFSSNLDEFFKVRVSDIRKIKQLDKPLRKRLITKPNKLLREIKKQVLIEQKEFGRIFFTEIIPALQSEGIHLLSYKEFNQEQQAFSQKFYKEEILPSQSLSVSKNKPFLENEELYLVSQMEDDSLIWVKINEDTPRFIELPAKGDKHCISFVDDILKHNLKTVYNLDFYSIKISRDAELYIDNEYSGNLLDKIKNALPNRSSGQVTRALFDELTPKKLQLKLNKTLDINDTDIIKGGTYHNFKDLFSFPNPTTKNLSFINLPPLSQKEFGEYSNMFEAIKTKDRLLCFPYQSYEPVIQLLEEASNDIHVLKIKITLYRISKNSLVAKALLNAAKKGKQVFVFIETKARFDEENNIKWGNILEENGANVVYSYPGIKVHSKILYIERIEEKASHIYGYISTGNFNEKTSEIYTDFGLMTVNQKITGELCQVFQVLEGQIIIPKSKQLLVSPFTSRSKFTELIDVEIENALAGKQAYITLKLNSLQDAKMITLLYKASNAGVKIRLLIRGICCLIPGIKGQSENIFVTSIVDRFLEHGRIYIFGNNGKEKMFLGSADWMTRNLDHRIEVITPILDRDIHLKLKELLDLQLKDTIKSRIIDENQKNNYVEKGLLKKSSQHIIYKTFT from the coding sequence ATGTTAAACACGAAGGAGTATTACAATAGAGATTTATCATGGTTACGGTTTAATCATCGTGTACTTCAAGAGGCTGCAGATAAAAAAAATCCGTTGTATGAGCGGATTAAGTTTTTAGCTATTTTTTCTTCTAATTTAGATGAATTTTTTAAAGTTAGAGTTTCAGACATTAGAAAAATAAAGCAGTTAGATAAACCACTTAGAAAACGTTTAATTACAAAGCCTAATAAATTATTAAGAGAAATTAAGAAACAAGTTCTGATAGAACAAAAAGAGTTTGGACGCATATTTTTTACCGAAATTATTCCGGCATTACAAAGTGAAGGTATTCATCTATTATCTTATAAAGAATTTAACCAAGAGCAACAGGCGTTCAGTCAAAAATTTTATAAAGAAGAAATTCTACCTTCACAATCTTTAAGTGTTAGTAAAAACAAACCTTTTCTTGAAAATGAAGAATTGTATTTGGTTTCGCAAATGGAAGATGATTCTCTTATTTGGGTAAAAATCAATGAAGATACGCCTCGCTTTATTGAGCTTCCTGCAAAAGGTGATAAACATTGTATATCATTTGTTGATGATATTTTAAAACACAATTTGAAAACGGTTTATAACTTAGATTTTTATAGTATAAAAATATCAAGAGATGCAGAGTTATATATTGACAATGAATATTCTGGTAATTTATTAGATAAAATTAAAAATGCTTTACCAAACAGAAGCAGTGGCCAAGTTACAAGAGCTTTATTTGATGAATTAACACCAAAAAAATTACAATTAAAATTAAATAAAACTTTAGATATTAATGATACCGATATTATAAAAGGCGGTACATATCATAATTTTAAAGACTTATTTAGCTTTCCAAACCCAACTACTAAAAATTTATCTTTTATAAATTTACCTCCGCTATCACAAAAAGAGTTTGGTGAGTATTCAAATATGTTTGAGGCTATCAAAACCAAAGATAGATTGTTGTGTTTTCCATACCAATCATACGAACCTGTTATACAATTACTAGAAGAGGCTTCTAATGATATTCATGTACTAAAAATTAAAATTACATTATATCGAATTTCAAAAAACTCTCTTGTTGCAAAAGCACTTTTAAATGCAGCTAAAAAAGGAAAGCAAGTATTTGTATTTATAGAAACAAAAGCACGTTTTGATGAAGAAAATAACATAAAATGGGGAAATATTTTAGAAGAAAATGGTGCTAATGTCGTGTACAGCTATCCAGGAATAAAAGTACATTCTAAAATTTTATATATAGAACGTATCGAAGAAAAAGCATCGCATATTTATGGTTATATAAGTACAGGTAATTTTAATGAAAAAACGTCAGAAATTTATACAGATTTCGGATTAATGACGGTAAATCAAAAAATTACAGGAGAACTTTGCCAAGTATTTCAAGTATTAGAAGGGCAAATTATTATTCCAAAATCAAAACAGCTTTTAGTATCTCCATTTACAAGCCGAAGTAAGTTTACTGAATTAATAGATGTAGAAATTGAAAATGCTTTAGCAGGTAAACAAGCATATATAACTTTAAAATTAAATAGCCTTCAAGATGCTAAAATGATTACGTTATTATATAAGGCAAGTAATGCAGGGGTAAAAATAAGGTTGCTTATACGTGGTATTTGTTGTTTAATTCCTGGAATTAAAGGTCAGAGTGAAAATATATTTGTAACTAGTATTGTAGATCGGTTTTTAGAACACGGAAGAATCTACATTTTTGGAAATAATGGAAAAGAAAAAATGTTTCTTGGTTCTGCAGATTGGATGACGCGTAATTTAGATCATAGAATAGAAGTTATAACGCCTATTTTAGATCGTGACATTCATTTAAAATTAAAAGAATTATTAGACCTACAACTAAAAGATACTATAAAATCAAGGATTATAGATGAAAATCAAAAGAATAACTATGTAGAAAAAGGTTTGTTAAAAAAATCTTCTCAACATATAATCTATAAAACATTTACATAA
- a CDS encoding TetR/AcrR family transcriptional regulator yields MRPQKVQDIEIMTSLVEAFRSKGYEGTSLAELAKSTGLKKASLYHRFPNGKQEMANAVLDHIEKWVDDHIFASLLDESKSPKVRLLNALNEVRNSYDGGKEACIFRALSIGQSVELFDLQIKNGMNKWVNAFDKIGLALGLSKKEANQSAVNTLIKIQGSLIVTKGLNDLSIFETTLKEIEDSYLKR; encoded by the coding sequence ATGAGACCACAAAAAGTACAAGATATAGAGATTATGACAAGCCTAGTAGAGGCTTTTCGTTCCAAAGGATATGAAGGTACCAGTCTTGCTGAATTAGCGAAAAGTACAGGTTTAAAGAAGGCTAGCCTTTATCATAGATTCCCAAATGGAAAACAAGAAATGGCAAATGCTGTGCTTGATCATATTGAGAAATGGGTAGATGATCATATTTTCGCTTCCCTATTAGATGAGAGCAAATCTCCTAAAGTAAGGCTACTTAATGCATTAAACGAGGTTCGTAATTCGTATGACGGTGGTAAGGAAGCTTGCATATTTAGGGCTTTATCCATAGGGCAAAGTGTAGAGTTATTTGACCTTCAGATTAAAAATGGAATGAATAAATGGGTAAATGCTTTTGATAAAATAGGCCTTGCATTGGGGTTATCAAAAAAAGAAGCCAATCAAAGTGCTGTAAACACATTAATAAAAATTCAAGGAAGTCTTATAGTAACCAAAGGTCTTAATGATTTAAGCATTTTTGAAACTACACTAAAAGAAATTGAAGACTCCTATTTAAAACGATAA